From Camelina sativa cultivar DH55 chromosome 7, Cs, whole genome shotgun sequence, one genomic window encodes:
- the LOC104701893 gene encoding transcription factor bHLH96-like isoform X2: MALEAVVYPQDPFSYISCKDFPFHDLYFQEEEDLDPQDTKNNIKLGQGQEHGFASNNYNGKSGDNSDDYNYNEEDLQWPRDDLPYGSTVDTKNQPPPLDVAVGGRRKRRRTRSCKNKEEIENQRMTHIAVERNRRKQMNEYLAVLRSLMPPSYAQRGDQASIVGGAISYLKELEHHLQSIEPPVKTAAEDNETGRDQTKTIAPTSSSGPFSDFFAFPQYSSQPTSAAAAEGMAEIEVTMVESHASLKILAKKRPKQLLKLVASIQSLRLTLLHLNVTTRDDSVLYSISVKVEEGSQLNTVEDIAAAVNQILRRIEEESSFS, translated from the exons ATGGCCTTGGAGGCTGTTGTTTACCCGCAAGATCCATTCTCCTACATCTCTTGCAAAGATTTCCCGTTTCACGATTTGTactttcaagaagaagaagatctagaTCCACAAGACACCAAGAACAACATTAAGCTAGGGCAAGGACAAGAACATGGGTTTGCGAGTAATAATTACAACGGTAAAAGCGGAGATAACAGTGATGATTATAATTACAACGAAGAGGATCTTCAATGGCCACGAGACGACCTTCCTTATGGATCTACCGTCGATACCAAGAACCAGCCTCCGCCGTTGGATGTGGCGGTAGgagggaggaggaagaggagaaggacGAGATCTTGCAAGAACAAGGAAGAGATCGAGAACCAGAGGATGACTCACATCGCCGTCGAGAGAAATCGCCGGAAACAGATGAATGAGTACCTCGCCGTTCTCCGTTCTCTCATGCCACCTTCTTATGCTCAAAGG GGAGATCAAGCGTCAATTGTAGGCGGAGCCATTAGCTACTTAAAGGAACTTGagcatcatttacaatcaatTGAGCCTCCAGTGAAGACCGCCGCAGAAGACAACGAAACCGGCCGCGACCAGACCAAAACAATCGCCCCTACTAGCTCATCGGGACCATTCTCGGATTTCTTTGCATTTCCTCAGTACTCGAGCCAGCCTACGTCAGCGGCAGCGGCTGAGGGGATGGCGGAGATAGAGGTGACGATGGTAGAGAGCCATGCAAGTCTGAAGATACTTGCGAAGAAGCGACCAAAACAGCTTCTTAAACTGGTCGCATCAATACAGAGCCTAAGGCtcactcttcttcatctcaacGTCACCACTCGAGATGACTCCGTCCTCTATTCCATAAGCGTCAAG GTTGAAGAAGGTAGCCAATTGAATACAGTGGAAGATATTGCAGCAGCTGTGAATCAAATCCTAAGGAGGATCGAAGAAGAGTCATCCTTTAGCTAA
- the LOC104701893 gene encoding transcription factor bHLH96-like isoform X1 produces MALEAVVYPQDPFSYISCKDFPFHDLYFQEEEDLDPQDTKNNIKLGQGQEHGFAGNNYNGKSGDNSDDYNYNEEDLQWPRDDLPYGSTVDTKNQPPPLDVAVGGRRKRRRTRSCKNKEEIENQRMTHIAVERNRRKQMNEYLAVLRSLMPPSYAQRGDQASIVGGAISYLKELEHHLQSIEPPVKTAAEDNETGRDQTKTIAPTSSSGPFSDFFAFPQYSSQPTSAAAAEGMAEIEVTMVESHASLKILAKKRPKQLLKLVASIQSLRLTLLHLNVTTRDDSVLYSISVKVEEGSQLNTVEDIAAAVNQILRRIEEESSFS; encoded by the exons ATGGCCTTGGAGGCTGTTGTTTACCCGCAAGATCCATTCTCCTACATCTCTTGCAAAGATTTCCCGTTTCACGATTTGTactttcaagaagaagaagatctagaTCCACAAGACACCAAGAACAACATTAAGCTAGGGCAAGGGCAAGAACATGGGTTTGCGGGTAATAATTACAACGGTAAAAGCGGAGATAACAGTGATGATTATAATTACAACGAAGAGGATCTCCAATGGCCACGAGACGACCTTCCTTATGGATCTACCGTCGATACCAAGAACCAGCCTCCGCCGTTGGATGTGGCGGTAGgagggaggaggaagaggagaaggacGAGGTCTTGCAAGAACAAGGAAGAGATCGAGAACCAGAGGATGACTCACATCGCCGTCGAGAGAAATCGCCGGAAACAGATGAATGAGTACCTCGCCGTTCTCCGTTCTCTCATGCCACCTTCTTATGCTCAAAGG GGAGATCAAGCGTCAATTGTAGGCGGAGCCATTAGCTACTTAAAGGAACTTGagcatcatttacaatcaatTGAGCCTCCAGTGAAGACCGCCGCAGAAGACAACGAAACCGGCCGCGACCAGACCAAAACAATCGCCCCTACTAGCTCATCGGGACCATTCTCGGATTTCTTTGCATTTCCTCAGTACTCGAGCCAGCCTACGTCAGCGGCAGCGGCTGAGGGGATGGCGGAGATAGAGGTGACGATGGTAGAGAGCCATGCAAGTCTGAAGATACTTGCGAAGAAGCGACCAAAACAGCTTCTTAAACTGGTCGCATCAATACAGAGCCTAAGGCtcactcttcttcatctcaacGTCACCACTCGAGATGACTCCGTCCTCTATTCCATAAGCGTCAAG GTTGAAGAAGGTAGCCAATTGAATACAGTGGAAGATATTGCAGCAGCTGTGAATCAAATCCTAAGGAGGATCGAAGAAGAGTCATCCTTTAGCTAA